A window from Onychostoma macrolepis isolate SWU-2019 chromosome 07, ASM1243209v1, whole genome shotgun sequence encodes these proteins:
- the LOC131544189 gene encoding histone H3, which translates to MARTKQTARKSTGGKAPRKQLATKAARKSAPATGGVKKPHRYRPGTVALREIRRYQKSTELLIRKLPFQRLVREIAQDFKTDLRFQSSAVMALQEASEAYLVGLFEDTNLCAIHAKRVTIMPKDIQLARRIRGERA; encoded by the coding sequence ATGGCAAGAACCAAGCAGACGGCTCGTAAATCCACCGGCGGCAAAGCCCCGAGGAAGCAGCTCGCTACTAAAGCCGCCCGGAAGAGCGCCCCAGCCACCGGCGGCGTCAAGAAGCCCCACCGTTACAGGCCCGGGACCGTGGCTCTCCGAGAGATCCGCCGTTATCAGAAGTCCACCGAGCTGCTGATCCGCAAACTGCCTTTCCAGCGCTTGGTGCGAGAAATCGCGCAGGATTTCAAGACGGACCTGCGCTTCCAGAGCTCCGCCGTCATGGCCCTGCAGGAGGCCAGCGAGGCTTATTTGGTCGGTCTGTTTGAGGACACCAACCTGTGCGCCATCCACGCCAAGAGAGTCACCATCATGCCCAAAGACATCCAGCTGGCGCGCCGCATCCGCGGAGAGCGCGCTTAA
- the LOC131544200 gene encoding histone H2B 1/2-like yields MPEPAKSAPKKGSKKAVTKTAGKGGKKRRKTRKESYAIYIYKVMKQVHPDTGISSKAMGIMNSFVNDIFERIAGEASRLAHYNKRSTITSREIQTAVRLLLPGELAKHAVSEGTKAVTKYTSSK; encoded by the coding sequence ATGCCTGAACCAGCGAAGTCCGCGCCTAAGAAGGGCTCCAAGAAGGCCGTCACAAAGACCGCGGGGAAGGGAGGAAAGAAGCGCAGAAAGACCAGGAAGGAGAGTTACGCTATCTACATCTACAAGGTGATGAAGCAGGTTCATCCCGACACCGGGATCTCTTCCAAGGCGATGGGGATCATGAACTCTTTCGTCAACGACATCTTCGAGCGCATCGCCGGTGAAGCGTCTCGTCTCGCTCACTACAACAAGCGCTCCACCATCACTTCCAGAGAGATCCAGACCGCCGTGCGTCTGCTGCTGCCCGGGGAGCTGGCCAAACACGCCGTGTCTGAGGGCACCAAGGCCGTCACCAAGTACACCAGCTCCAAGTAG